From the Manis pentadactyla isolate mManPen7 chromosome 15, mManPen7.hap1, whole genome shotgun sequence genome, the window ttctttttcagttCCTTTCCCACttcattttttctccttcaatattATTGTTGAAGAAACTGGGTTATTAGTCCTCTAGAATATTCCATGGGAAATGCCAAGGGAGTTTTGCTCATTTCTTCTCTCTGGAATCCTTTACCAGTttcatctgttccttttttttcctgtaaagtgGAAGTTAGATCTATATGTTAGAGGTTTAATCAGATTTGGGGATCACTTGCAGCAAGAATACTGGTGATCTGTCTCCTCTCTCATATCAAATCTGCAGAGACAGGTCTCCTTGCCTCTCCCATAGTGTTGGATGGATTCTCAGCCTGTCCACCATTCTAAAGTTCCCTGTCTGTGTTTCACCAGACGGTTTTAGCCATCATTGATGCTAGCCTAGATTCATTACTTTATTAAGTTTTACAAAATGGTAATATTACAATTCTGTTACTTCCATCTGCATGTATCGGCTGCAAATACCTGTATGAAGAAAAACTGTTTGCCATGAAGTACAACTCATtcagggaagagaaaaaatgtttgaTCTAGTCCCTTTATTTATCTGATAGCAAAAAAATGAATTGGTTCCCAGCAGCCTCTAAAGGTAACCAgccagtttgtggtgctttttAGTCCCATTATGAAGTCTTCAATGCCTGGTTACTTAGTTTCCTTACCCTGACTCTTATCCTTCTGCTGAATTTAAACACATCTTTTCTAGTGGTATCCAGCACTTTCTGCCTGTGCGCTTCCTTCATCTTGAGCTGGCATTTTGCACAGCACTTAACATAATGCTTCAGGAAGTGCTTCTCAAACTGCATGGTGCATATGAATCATCTGGggcatcttgttaaaatgcacatTCTGATTCATTGGCTCTAGGGTGGGCTGAGATTCTGTAATTCTCACAAGCCCAGGTGATGCTGGCATTGCTGATACAAAGATCACGCTTTGAGTAGAAAAGGGTGTGGTCGATTTATGGGAaatctatttcattcattcagtaggaAGTACATGCTCTGGGCCAATTCATGGGCCAGGCCCAGCTCTCTTAAAATGCCAAAGgctttttgcatatttattagagttttagttttttaatttactCTTTTGAATATGAAATTGTGCAcatggtaaaaaaagaaaattctttccATAAAATCACAAAGGGCACACAGTGAAAGTACATCAGTCCCCAGAGGTGATCACTGTTATTTCTCGAATTTTATTCTAGAGATATTGTATGCTCTATATAAATAGAGCATATATTtgtaccttctctctctctctttttcccttttttttttttaacatagtactcaCACTGCTGTGCCACTTCCCTTTTTCATTTCACTGTATCTTAGAGATTAACTGTGTATCTCCATCCTGCGTAATGGAGGGCATGGTGTCCACACAAgccacatttgttgtttttatgaAGTATGACTGCTTCGTGGCTTCATCCTCATCCTGCACTTTCCCCAGAGAACCCGTGTGTCTCGTCTTCCGGTCTTGGTTCCGGTTCTCGGATCGCCTGGCCCGTGTTGGCACACTGTGGTCAGCGTCCTTTGACCTGGAATACCTCCACCACTCATTTACACAGACCTGTCTAcacttcttgttttctttcttttcttcagatTCCAGTCTCCCTACCCTCACACCGTTTCTGTACTCTGTATTTCCTCAGCATTCACAAGATACTCAAAGACATAGTCCtgttttaataatatattcttGTGAAATACTGCATACATAAGTGCATGTAAAATGTGTACGGATGGGGTTCAAGACACACTACCCCAAACTCTAGTGCCTTGGTATATTGGATATTTCAAGCTGAAGTAATTTGAGGAAATAGATACAGGAAGGACTCTCTGACCTTCCCCTGAAGCTGGTCACACGACCCTCAGGTGAGAAGTGCCCTCCTAGTACCCGGAGGAAAGGGACCTCCTTATCTCCAAGAAGAAGGACCCCCGCAGGAATCTGAATCTTAGTGAACAGGCCTTGCACAGTTTCCCCCCATTTACTACACTGAGCTTGTCCCCCTTTTGCCTGTCACATTGTCTCATGACTTTCCACTCTTCAGCAAGACTAGCACACATACAGCTCTGACCTCCTCCTCAGGCCTTCATTTCTCTCTGAAGGCTCCCAGGTCACTAAACTTCTGTTAATTAGACgtctgtgcttttctctggttaatctgtcctttgttACAGATACCCAGCCATGAACCTGGAAGGGCAGAAGGAAAAGATATTTTCTTCTCCACCATAACATATGTAAGGAAGTACCACAGACATTACTAGTGGAAGCCTTCtgtccccctcctcctctgtggGCACCATGGTCTCAGTGAGATCACTACTATCTTGAATTTCGCTCTGGTCATCATCCGGCTCTCTTTCCTCAGTAGTTCTCAAGCTACAGTGCATCAGAATCACTTAGAGGGCTTGTGAagacacagattgctgggccccacccccagcttcTGGTGTAGtagatctggggtggggcccgAGAATTTGTGCTCCTTGTAAATCCCCACGTGGCGTTGATGCTGATGCTCATACAGGGACTACGCTTTGGGAGCTACTGCCGGATCGCAAAGTGATCTTCTAAGTGATGATGACTCTTGTCTCCCCTAAAACCTAGCCTCTCAGTAAATGGCCCTTAGAGGCTCCTTCCTTCCTCTAGTCCATTTCTGATCACCTAGTTTATGAGTATTCAGTCTTTGTCAGATACCTTAATTGATCATGGCATTTGACGagtctcccttctttttcctttctgttaatGGTCCCTTTTATAAGTTGCTTCTcatctgtgtgtgtacatgtgtgttacTGTTAGTTCATCAGAAGGAAGGAGGTAAGCAACGTTTACATGTCTTTCTCATCCAGTCTGTAAGCTCCTTGAAAGCAGGACCAAGCAAAGAGATTCAGAACATTGCACCCTAAAATGTGCtgctttggcatattgattattttgagctgaaggcacttGAGGAACAGCAGAAGCAGGAAGGGCTCTCTGACCTCCCTCTTTCTACCTAAAGCAGGTCATAAAATTTTCCTTGAGAAAGGTGCCCTCCCTGtaacaggaagagaaaaacattCTTATCAGCAGAGACTGGGAATCAACTCCAGTCTGTATAAACAAACCTCCTAAAATAGCCCTTATCTTCCACTGGGTTCCCCCATATATTTCCTAGTCACTGTCCCACGATTTATTGCCGCTAGTCCAACCCCTTTGTCTTGTCACATCCCCACAATTTATTATTCTTCATGTAAAAAGGTACGTAAGCTGAGACCTAACAGCTTCAAGTTTTCATGTGCCTTCCAAGACTCCCATGTACATgcaaaaaaagttaaataaatctgTATACTTTTTTCCCCGTTAACTTGTCTTATGTCATTTTAATTCTTAAGCCTGCCACAGAATTTCAGAGGGTAGAAGGAAGTTTCTTCTTCGCCTATACAAGTTTAATTTCCGTTTGTTGTCCACTTCCTCAAGTAAGCTACAGGCCACAGTTTGCAAACTCAGTTGCTTATGAAGgtcaaaaggcaaagaaaataaatgaaacttgCCAGGTAGAACTTTATTGATCTGGAGACCATGTGCTGTATAAAGAGGGTAGCTGGTGCTTGGATTAAAGTCAAGGTCCATTGTTCTCTGATTTTCATAGTTTTcaagagaaaccagaaataataccaatgaatttaacattttaaattcatttaaatttaacaCAGCGCAGGCACATAGAACACACAGGGATTCCATAAAGAATACATCTGCAGGAACCAGAACAGAATCAATCACATGTTTCAAGCCTTTTcagtggaaggatggatggatggatggatggatggatggactcACTGGTGAATGAGTAAGTAAATAATGAATCTGGGTCATTGTAGCAGCTCTCTGGGAGAGTGGAGGGAATGCGCAATTGTTAAGTACCTGCTGTATGCCCAGCCCTGTGCAAGAGGCTTTACATACCTTATCTTGTTTGATCATCATGACACCATGAGGTAGTTTTTCTCATTCTTGTTTATTTCCACactcatttcacagataaagaaatggaggcttagtactgtttgcaacaacatggatggagctagaggatattatgctcagtgaaataagccaggtgatgaaagacaagtaccaaatgatttcactcacttgtggagtataacaacaaagcaaaactgaaggaacaaaaaagcagccgactcacagactccaagaaggaactactggttaccaaagggaaggggctacggagggagggagaaggggattaaggggcattatcatTAGCACTCACAGTATAGGTAagtcacggagaaggcagtacagcacggagaagacaagcaatgactctataacttcttactatgctaatggacagtgactgcaatggggtgtgtggggggagacttgataatatgggtgaatgttgtaaccacaatgttgctcatgtgagacCTTCCTAAGAttgattgtgtatcaatgataccttaaaaaaaaaatggagaacttAGAAAGGCCCAGGGTCACACCACCAGCTTCCTTTATTTATAAGCTACCTAATTCCCCCCCAGAAAGAATTTCAGGTTGGCTCATATGATTTAAGCTGGGTCCTGAGGCTTAAATTCCAGATAGCTGTTACACCAAATTGCCACCACGGAAGGAATAAAATCAGCTTCTCAAAGGCCAGGCGGGGAGGGTGCCAGTAGTTcagggagcaggtgtgattccttGGGGATCTTTCCAAGCAACTCACAACTTCGTGCTCCCCCAGGCTGTCAGCCAGTACGAAGGAGCCAAGGCACAAGGGGTCCCTTGCCATCTTGATATGTCCCTCCCACTTCCTCCTAACTCACTACCCGCTACCCTCTCAGAATTCAAGACTTTTGCCTACCTTGGAGGCCACTCCATCTTAATTCCATTCTAGAGCCCAGTAAAATAAGAACAGAGACATAGATACAGGAGCTGTGTGGCTGGAAAACATTTTATTGGCGTTCCTGAGCCAGGAGAGTGACGGTTGGATGCTGATCTGATCCCATGCCGGCCCCTCCAGTGGGTGTCAGCAGCGGGAGGTCACTGGGCATCAGGACTTGCACTCCTCAGTCCTTTGAGCTGGAGGGAGAGGGCATAGTATGGTCAGACTGGGGACCCTTGGGTGTGGGGAGCTGGAGTCCTCCATGACAAGGCCCAGGACCTTAGCTTTGGTTAGAGGAGGGTTAGCTGCCTTCCACTGTCCCCACTCTCCCTCCCAGATCCTTGGCTTCTCCATCACCCTCAGTCGCCTTATCTTGCTACTGCCCACCACCTCTTACCTTAGGAAAGGCATCCCAGTTGAGGAAAGGAAGTTTCCTTTTGATAGACTAAAATAGAAAAAGGGAACCAGAGTGAGTATTGCAAGCCGGGTGAGCATGGACCCATACTCAGTGAGCTCTCTGTAGCGGTGCTGGTGTTATCTTATAAATACAGTAAGAACTATTAtttgcatgtgctgtgtctcCTCCTATAACTGCTTTACAGGCATGATTTCATTCGGCCCTCCCGACAACCTTCTAAGGTAGGTATTGTCATGATTCCTACATCATAcctgaggaaactaaggctcaggcaACTGCAGAGAGTGGGGTGAAGGCACACAACGGGGGCGTGTGGAGTCATGCGATGCCAGCTCTAATCCCACCACTCTCACTGACTTGGCCTTCTAAGTTTGGGAAAGCCACCTAACTTCATTTTTTCACAGTCTGAGGGGATTCAGATAAATGCTGGACTGGTTCAGGTCTTCCTGTCCTGTGCTTGTTTCTGTGGCTCTTCTCCACCACCGCCATGTCAGGAAAATCAGGGGCAGACACTACAGCCTCTGGGGAAACTTTCTTAGGCTGGGCAGCATCCAAGCAGGGCGGTTTCTCCCTCAGGAACTCAGGAAGGAACCCAAAGGGCTAGAACTACCACTTCCCACAGGAAGTCTGCAGGTGACCAAGAAGAATAAGGGGTGCCCAAGCACTCACCTCAAAGAGGGCATGCCAGTTCAGGAATTCATCGGGCTTAAACACCTGTGGGGAGAGAGATGGCAGAAGAGGGCCAGTTCCAGGAGAGGACAGGGCTCTACCTCTGGAAGAGGTGAAGGGGCCACGGCAGCTTTGCAGGCTCTCCAGCAAGGCACCGGTCCCCTTTATGATGTGGGTGTTGGTGGGGGCAGCACTAGGGAGCTATACTTACTGATCGCAGCTTGTCCAGGTTCAGGAACTGTGTGTTAAAGGCCTAGGCAAAGAGGCAGAGTGTTCAGAGAGCTGCTAAGGAGCATGGGGAGTTAGGGGACAAGCTCATGGCTGGAGCGTGGGAAACAGGTGGTTTACCTCAGGTCCTGCCGCATAATTACCAATGGTGGTTTCTTCCTGGAAAGCGAAGGGGAGAAAGCCAAGTGATCACCTGATGGCAAGTGCCTCTCCCCAAACCCTCTCTTCCAGTTCTGACTTCCTCCAACCACCAGTCCCCGAGAATATAGCCCATGGTCCACTACAGGGCCTCAGTGAACCATGCTGTTCTAGTAAGGCAGGTGGTTGGCAGATGTGCAAGGTGAAGAGAAGGGATGGGAGGGTATCAGGTGTAAGACTGAGAAGCTAAAGACCCCGGTCTGCATCGTGTTTGGCAGCAGGTGGAAAGGGTGGAGAAAAGGACTCCTCCCAGGAGAAAAGAGCAAGTGTTCTGCAGGGTGTTCCTTAGACAGCCACACTCAGCCCATGGTGCTGGGCTGGGGAGAGAAGCCTGCAGGTGGGAGCTTAGCTGCTGAGCTGCCCTGCTGActttaactgattgaggttggttTGCTTTGTGGCTTGACTGCCACCAAAGTCAGAGTCTCTGTTTTCCACGTCCCTTTGGTGATGCTCCCAGACCCCGGTGCACCCCACCCTGTAGCTGCCTGGCTTCActatcccttcttccttccttcctctgacAGAGGTCACAAACGGGTAGCCTACAGGCCAAAGCCAAATGTTTAGACTACATACTAGTTTGGCTTgttggtttttaattttcatttagcaTTTTTAATTGGTAAGAATTCATGAATCACtggtaaatgcagtaaccacattgttttttcatgtgaaaccttcataagagtgtatatcaatcataccttaataaaaaaattttaaaaaaaagagttcaTGAATCAGATTTCCACTTtctcctttaaattttaaaactggcCACACTGGGTCCATTTCCCCACTTGGCAAGCAGTCAGGTGGACTGTAGGCTGTGTCCTCTGAGCTGGAGTAGGTGCAGTCCCTCCAGCCTCTTGCTCCCTGACCTCACTTGCTTGGATTCTAAGCAGTTGAGTCGGTGACCCCCATCTCATACTCTGAAATCCAGCGTAGGCatttcccacccaccccacccccaaccctcgGGACAAGATGGGGAGAGAGGGGCCTCAGGATTCCTTCTGGCTGGAGACTGGCTCATAAGGATTCTTGTTACAGCCCAGGCTCCAGCGTTAGGCTCCCAGGGACACAAACGAGGCAAAGGTGAGGCTGATCCCAGGCGACCAGCCTCAGCCCCTGGCCTTCCAGGACTCAGTTGCCCAGCCTCCACCCCACACCTCACCATCCCTTCTGGAAACAGAGGCATCTCCATCCCTACAAGCCCTCCTAGGAATACTTtgcctccttcctcctttcttccctccctcagaGCCCTAGCTTCTCATTCAGCCCCAGTAACATCCAAAATTAAGAGCCACCTATGCAGTAATGGAGGGCAGGTAAAGAAATTGGAGAGGGAGAGGTGAGGCAATAGGTGCCAGAAAAGAGTGCAGGCGAAGTGCTCACCTCAGAACTCCCCAGGGTGGCCCCCTGAGCAGAGTGGAGCGCCAGGAGGGAGAGCAGCGCCACAGCAGGAAGGACTGGCATCTTCATGGTGTCACGTTTGGGGCCCTCTGAGGCGGGGCCCCACCGCCCGCCCTTTATATTCCCAAGGAGGTGGATGTGAGCAGAAGTGGGGTCCCCACCCCACTGACTCACTGCCAGCTCCTGTCACCCACCCCCAGGACTCCGGGAGGGGGAGGTGTGGATTGCTCCCCACTTACCTTAGATTTCTCAACTCACATTCAGCCTCAGGCACTGGGAAGGCGAGGCAGCAATGGGCTCCTCATGCAGATGGGTCTGGGATGGAGACAGGTTGGACCTGTCCCTCCAAGGGACTGGCAGTGGCACCCAAGCAAcctctccttttgtctttctctctttttcttatatCCTTCATTCCTCTCTTATAATTCAGGCTTTCACCGTACCTGACTCTGTCTAACCTCCTCAGCCTGGCATTGAAAGCCTGCCATGCTCTTTCCTCAAGCTGCCTTTCtagctatttttctctttttccctttgcaCCTACTTTGCATTCTGGCCAAACTAGACTCCTTGCCAAATATACCCTTCTTTTCCCACCTCTGAGCAGCTGCCTGTGCTACTTCTTATTCCTAAAATGCTCTTCTCACATCTCAGGTTCTCAGAACCCAACATCTATCTTGGGTGAAGCTTCCCTGATTTCTCCCATCAtccccctgccacacacacacctttcccATCTCAGAAATGCTATAGCAATTCACTCGTCTCTCTCTGGCATTGTACCTAGAGTAACTTATGTTCTTCTCTTATTTCCCTCTCAGAATATTAAGTTCCTTGAAGCCAGGAACTATATGTTAACCACCTTTATAGCCCCCTAGCACCATGCCTTATACAGGTAAGAGCACAGGCGGAGCCAACCTCGGTTAGGTTGGCTAGGCTAGAACTCGAGAATCCTTCCACCAAGTTGCTTCCACACACGTCCTTCCTTTGGGGCTGGACCTGTCCCATTATCCCAGCTGCTCATCTTTTACTCTTGGGTCTTCAGAGAGATGATTTTCTTGAGCTCAGAAGACAAGGAATAGAGGGGGGACAAAGCAGAGCAGGTCTTAGAGATAAGCAGTTGGAGATGAAAGTAGGTCCTGAACTTTGAGCGCCTGCTCCATTTCTTTTACCTTCTGACCCCCATTCCCCTAGTTTGAGAATTGATCATCTCAAAGTGATAAACATCCTAATCAAGTAACCTTCTGCACAGTGAGGTTCAGGTGGCCCAGCTGGTTCCTGGTGTAATAGGGAGGTGCTGCCAAGACAAAGCAAGGCCTTACTAAAGGCTGGGCCTTTTCAACCCAGCCTGATGCAATTCACATAGATAGTGGGCCTGGAGGCACCCAGAAGTGGGCATTTCACTTCCATTCCCATGCTGCCCCCACACCCCAGTTGGATGTCCCACCCCTCTTTAGCCTCAGGAAGCCCTCTCTGTTTTTATAATCTGCCTGCCCCTTTGCAGAGCTGCTGCGGAAACGGGGCCTGAGGACGATTCACTGCGCACTGCTGACCGTGGGGCAATGGATGTCAGGCAGTTGGTGCTACTGGAGGGGATGAGTGAGAAATGAGGTGGGTGGAGCACCTCCCAAAAGATTTTCTGGAGGACACAAGTTTTCACGTTAATGGATTCTTACTGAGTAATTAACAGTGACTGAAGGCGCTCATTAACCACTATTCTGCCAGCATAGGGTCAACTCCAGGagcagaaggaagggagagaactgATATTGTATTATCAGTGCCAGTTAGGCCTGCTAATGGAGGAACGCTTTGGTGTGGGTAATCCGAAGCAGCAGACGATCCAAACCCTGTCACTGATTTGACCCCAGAGTTCTTTTGCAACAGATTGACTTCCCatgatttcctttcttcctaatgCTAATGCTACTAATAACAGTGTCAGCCTGTTTACTGAGGCGTTCTTGTGTGGCAGGCCTTGTGCTTAAGTGTTCTAAACGTATGGTGTCATTGAAATATCACAGGGATTCTGTGGGGAAAGTACTATAATTATCCAAATTCTATAGGCAGGGGAACCACAGCATACGGAGGTTCAGTAACTTACCCGGGATCACAGAGCAAGGCCAGGCTTAGAGCTGCAAGACTCCGGAGACGGCGGCTGCATCGCTCCTTTGCTGCACTGCGGAGTAGATTCCTACAGAGGGCTTCGGCCTGCCCACAGAGCACCTTGTGTGAAGTACACACACAGGGAGAGTCGAGGGGCAGGCTGCATTAGTCCCCACTAGACCCTTGACCAGGTGCTTTTGCAGTGTACAACCTGCACACACAATAATTTAAACTGTACACCCTtggcaaaatgaaaaacagaagcaaGGGGATTAATGGCCCTCAATGAGCATATGCCCCAGAATGAGCCTACAACTGCCTCAGATTCCAGATGCCTCTTCCCCTATGCACATCTCACCACGCCAGGTGTGTATTCAAAAATTGTCTTCTAGTTCTAGTTCTAGCATTTAAATTTCTAATGGTTAAAGTAGGTACTTCAATGTAATGCCTCTAAACACAAGCCTACAACTTCGTGTGCACAACCAGAGAAGTCTGTTCTTACGCTGGACAGAAAACTGTCTGCGCTGGACTTAGGATTTGTTTCCACACTATACCTTCCTGATGGATTTTCAGGGGTAACTTCAGCTTTACACAATTTACGCTCTAGGAGCTAACTTTAGAATCTCGTGGCTCTCCAAgctccctccccttcctctgtCTGTACTGCTCTGGGAGTTTGTGTTTCCTGAGTGCCCAGTGTCCAGTGATTAGGcaggtagagagagagacagggatggGGGATTCTCCTGGCACCAGAAGATCACCCAGGGTTCATCTCTGCTTTGGCTGCATCCCATAGGATTAAGGGAGTCAGGCCGAGCCATGAGCCCAGCTCTGCATTCGCCCATCTCCAAGTAGGTGGATGTCCCCTCTGAGGATGCCAATACACCCCTACTTTCCCAcaggcctgcccccaccccaccccaaatctGCCAGAACTTGAATCTGGGTAGGAGGCAAGGCCCAGCCCTGATTGCCACATTACAGACACACCTAGGGACTGGGAGCCAGCCTTCCGGGTTGGGTTCGGGAAGGGAATGGGGGATTTGAAGGGATGCGCACTGGGGCCTAGGCTTTGGTGAACACCTaggtgaaatgtccagaatccttggagagaaagGGGGCTGGGGTGTGAGCCTTCAGGAGGCACAACTCAGGACACCCTCTGCCAGTGTTACTCCCTCTGCCGGTGTTACTATCACACCCAACAAAGTAGCCAGGTTGCCCAGCAGGTCTGGTTTCTTCCTTTGCTACCCACCCTCTGTCCCTCTGCAGCCTTTGCTTATTAAACTTCTCCCAGCAGGACTTCCTGGATTGATCCCACGTAATTCTGATCCTTCCTTCCATTGTCTAAATTGCAGACATTTATTGAACAGCTACTTTGGTTCTTGGTGCTGGGCATTCAAGATGGATCAGGTACCAGTCCTTTGGAGTTTATATTCCAGTGGAGGAGACAGGTCATAatctaacaacaacaacaacagaaggAAACAAGATAATTTCTTA encodes:
- the KRTDAP gene encoding keratinocyte differentiation-associated protein translates to MKMPVLPAVALLSLLALHSAQGATLGSSEEETTIGNYAAGPEAFNTQFLNLDKLRSVFKPDEFLNWHALFESIKRKLPFLNWDAFPKLKGLRSASPDAQ